From one Streptomyces sp. N50 genomic stretch:
- a CDS encoding PASTA domain-containing protein has protein sequence MSSYDPRSSGCTPFEEELINAMNDFAHSTDSPSFDTAGMVHRTRRRRATLIAGIATALIVAGGGTALASMTGGTSRTAPAKPDTTATAPGADYKKAILLLSYSKEGPVAIDLTGMDLATAKGQFLKAGVKLGTVSEVNSPGCTPGSVVEVTPHAPKVVETGDTIELKLCGSASN, from the coding sequence ATGAGTTCGTACGACCCGCGGTCCTCCGGCTGCACACCTTTCGAAGAGGAACTGATCAACGCCATGAACGACTTCGCGCACTCCACCGACTCGCCGTCCTTCGACACGGCCGGCATGGTCCACCGCACCCGCCGCAGGCGGGCCACCCTCATCGCCGGCATCGCCACCGCCCTGATCGTGGCGGGCGGCGGCACGGCCCTGGCGTCCATGACAGGCGGCACCTCACGCACGGCGCCGGCGAAACCCGACACCACGGCCACCGCCCCCGGTGCGGACTACAAGAAGGCCATCCTGCTGCTGTCCTACAGCAAGGAGGGCCCCGTAGCGATCGACCTCACAGGCATGGACCTCGCCACCGCCAAGGGCCAGTTCCTCAAGGCAGGCGTCAAGCTCGGCACAGTGAGCGAGGTCAACAGCCCGGGCTGCACACCGGGCTCGGTCGTCGAGGTCACTCCGCACGCCCCGAAGGTCGTGGAGACGGGGGACACGATCGAGCTGAAGCTCTGCGGAAGCGCGTCGAACTGA
- a CDS encoding carbohydrate ABC transporter permease, with the protein MTTTAPQLRKPRGKKRGGVLGNTGLYLATGVAAFLFLVPFYLLVRNALSTDAEITGEHWKFFPTHLQWGNVSDLFDDTSVDFARSMWNSLVVAVSMTVGILLICSLAGYALARIPYKHSNKIFYFVLGTLMVPTAVTFVPSFVLVSSLGWVDTYRGLIIPGLFSGFTCFLFRQYFLGFPKELEEAARVDGLGYWGAYWKVVVPNSLNFFAAIATITFISGWNAFLWPLVIGQDPGAWTVQVALSSYMTNQTVVFHQIFMATAISILPLIFVFLFLQRWLVQGIAQTGIKG; encoded by the coding sequence GTGACCACCACCGCACCGCAGTTGAGGAAGCCGCGCGGCAAGAAGCGCGGCGGCGTCCTCGGCAACACCGGTCTGTACCTCGCGACCGGCGTCGCCGCCTTCCTCTTCCTCGTCCCGTTCTACCTGCTGGTCCGCAACGCGCTCTCCACGGACGCCGAAATCACCGGGGAGCACTGGAAGTTCTTCCCCACGCATCTGCAGTGGGGCAACGTCAGCGACCTCTTCGACGACACCTCGGTGGACTTCGCCCGGTCGATGTGGAACTCACTGGTCGTCGCCGTCTCCATGACCGTGGGCATCCTGCTGATCTGCTCACTGGCCGGTTACGCCCTGGCCCGCATCCCGTACAAGCACTCCAACAAGATCTTCTACTTCGTCCTGGGCACCCTGATGGTTCCAACGGCCGTCACCTTCGTGCCCAGCTTCGTTCTCGTCTCGTCCCTCGGCTGGGTCGACACCTACCGGGGGCTCATCATCCCGGGCCTGTTCAGTGGTTTCACCTGCTTCCTCTTCCGGCAGTACTTCCTAGGGTTCCCCAAGGAGCTGGAGGAGGCGGCACGCGTGGACGGACTCGGCTACTGGGGCGCGTACTGGAAGGTCGTGGTGCCGAACTCGCTGAACTTCTTCGCCGCGATCGCCACGATCACCTTCATCAGCGGCTGGAACGCCTTCCTGTGGCCGCTGGTCATCGGCCAGGATCCGGGGGCATGGACCGTCCAGGTCGCGCTGTCCTCGTACATGACCAACCAGACGGTCGTGTTCCACCAGATCTTCATGGCCACCGCGATTTCCATCCTGCCCCTGATCTTCGTGTTCCTCTTCCTCCAGCGCTGGCTGGTCCAGGGGATCGCCCAGACCGGCATCAAGGGCTGA
- a CDS encoding SigE family RNA polymerase sigma factor gives MDLAAKWATDAGRDGVGTAEGDFHGFVAARSAALFRGALVLTGSRDAAEDLVQETLERTCRKWRTISAKDAPDAYVRRIMVNLANDRWRRFRRTAQHPVDGDPAAPGDEYGRIDSRDQLVRALQQLPMRMRTVVVLRYFHDLSDAEIAADLKISQSTVRSQLARGIDRLRSQFPALPTPSPQQLTEGTR, from the coding sequence GTGGATCTGGCAGCCAAGTGGGCAACGGACGCGGGGCGCGACGGAGTTGGAACCGCGGAAGGTGACTTCCATGGATTCGTCGCCGCCCGGTCGGCCGCGCTGTTCCGGGGCGCACTCGTCCTGACGGGCAGCCGCGACGCGGCGGAGGATCTGGTCCAGGAGACCCTGGAACGGACCTGCCGCAAGTGGCGCACCATCAGCGCCAAGGACGCCCCGGACGCGTACGTACGGCGGATCATGGTCAACCTCGCCAACGACCGCTGGCGGAGATTCCGCCGTACGGCTCAGCACCCGGTCGACGGCGACCCGGCCGCGCCGGGTGACGAGTACGGACGGATCGACAGCCGGGACCAGTTGGTGCGCGCTCTTCAGCAACTGCCCATGCGGATGCGGACTGTGGTGGTGCTGCGGTACTTCCACGATCTTTCCGACGCCGAGATAGCGGCCGACCTGAAGATCTCGCAGAGCACCGTCCGTTCCCAACTCGCCCGTGGAATCGACCGCTTGAGAAGCCAGTTTCCCGCGCTCCCCACCCCTTCGCCGCAGCAGCTCACGGAAGGCACGCGATGA
- a CDS encoding TetR/AcrR family transcriptional regulator, with translation MAPPAARKRNPRGQGAQLRDEIVTAARELLIETGSDSAVTLRAIARKVGIAPPSIYAHFDTPDQIVEAVVTETRSLLVRQLETARAGAEGARERLLADCRAYLVFGAEQPELYALLFSRPRPRGSSTTEERVDQAVRQLAPIVGESIAAQLAPAEAFSILLRDVADAMHDGSSRAEDALTTATSLWAALHGLILLRARIPRFPWPPSGPLEEEIITRLAFPHGPAPS, from the coding sequence ATGGCTCCACCGGCAGCACGGAAACGCAACCCCCGAGGTCAGGGAGCACAGCTCCGCGACGAGATCGTGACCGCAGCCCGCGAGCTGCTGATCGAGACCGGATCGGACAGCGCGGTGACCTTGCGGGCGATCGCCCGCAAGGTCGGCATCGCGCCACCGTCGATCTACGCGCACTTCGACACGCCCGACCAGATCGTGGAGGCCGTGGTCACCGAGACCCGCTCACTGCTGGTGCGTCAGCTGGAGACCGCCCGGGCGGGAGCGGAAGGCGCGCGTGAACGGCTTCTGGCCGACTGCCGTGCCTATCTCGTCTTCGGTGCCGAGCAGCCCGAGCTCTACGCCCTGCTGTTCTCCCGGCCGCGGCCCAGGGGCAGCAGCACCACGGAAGAACGCGTCGACCAGGCGGTACGCCAACTCGCGCCCATTGTCGGCGAGTCCATCGCGGCTCAGCTCGCCCCCGCCGAAGCGTTCTCGATACTTCTGCGCGACGTCGCCGACGCCATGCACGACGGCTCGTCCCGCGCGGAGGACGCTCTCACCACGGCGACCTCTCTCTGGGCGGCCCTGCACGGCCTCATCCTGCTCCGCGCCCGCATTCCCCGATTCCCGTGGCCGCCATCCGGTCCGCTGGAGGAGGAGATCATCACTCGGCTCGCCTTCCCGCACGGCCCCGCACCCAGCTGA
- a CDS encoding MFS transporter, with product MTGTVTKSPAADRLFTRSAAVASCVGFILIGMLQALYGPVIPGLRHEFGLSPSAAALGLSLHFAGGVAGVLAFNAVHSRISNRALLVGGYGLMAAGGAGFALAPNWPLALAAAFLGGLGFGGIDYGLNQLFAVGFGDRSTAMLNVLNAHFGIGAVLGPAIVAWLGPDDYPYAFGACAVLAAVLVLAGSSGVRTRVSDARSGTAPSRSLGLSRVLVGFLVLYILNVAVEAGVGGWEPTHLETVGYPATVAASATSVYWLMMTAGRFLVVPITMRHAPERILAVCAAGMTVCLLLTLVEGAAPVAYAGVGLFIAPVFPTGLSWLNTALPQARRAGAWVIAASNVGGVAAPPLLGVGIEASGIHAVPWLLTLLSGASLLATVHLIRLTRRSPS from the coding sequence TTGACCGGCACAGTCACGAAATCGCCTGCGGCCGACCGGCTCTTCACCCGGTCGGCCGCGGTCGCGTCCTGCGTGGGCTTCATCCTCATCGGCATGCTGCAGGCCCTCTACGGCCCCGTGATCCCGGGCCTGCGCCACGAGTTCGGCCTGTCCCCCTCGGCCGCCGCCCTCGGCCTGAGCCTGCACTTCGCGGGCGGGGTCGCCGGTGTCCTCGCCTTCAACGCGGTCCACTCCCGGATCAGCAACAGGGCACTTCTGGTGGGGGGTTACGGCCTGATGGCGGCGGGCGGCGCGGGTTTCGCACTCGCCCCGAACTGGCCGCTCGCGCTCGCCGCCGCGTTCCTCGGCGGCCTCGGCTTCGGCGGGATCGACTACGGCCTCAACCAGCTTTTCGCCGTGGGCTTCGGCGACCGTTCCACCGCCATGCTGAACGTGCTCAACGCGCACTTCGGCATCGGCGCGGTCCTCGGCCCCGCGATCGTGGCCTGGCTCGGCCCGGACGACTACCCCTACGCGTTCGGGGCGTGCGCGGTTCTGGCGGCCGTGCTGGTGTTGGCCGGCTCAAGTGGCGTACGCACACGTGTATCTGACGCTCGATCAGGCACAGCCCCCAGCAGATCCCTGGGCCTGTCCCGCGTCCTCGTCGGCTTCCTGGTCCTCTACATCCTCAACGTGGCCGTGGAGGCGGGCGTCGGCGGCTGGGAGCCCACGCATCTGGAGACCGTCGGCTACCCGGCGACCGTGGCCGCGTCCGCGACCTCGGTGTACTGGCTGATGATGACGGCGGGCCGCTTCCTCGTCGTACCGATCACGATGCGCCACGCCCCCGAGCGCATTCTCGCGGTGTGCGCGGCCGGGATGACGGTGTGTCTGCTGCTGACGCTGGTCGAAGGAGCGGCACCGGTGGCGTACGCCGGTGTCGGCTTGTTCATCGCGCCGGTTTTCCCGACGGGGCTCTCGTGGCTCAACACGGCGCTCCCCCAGGCCAGGCGCGCCGGGGCGTGGGTGATCGCGGCCTCGAATGTCGGCGGGGTGGCGGCTCCCCCGCTGCTCGGCGTCGGGATCGAGGCCTCCGGGATCCACGCGGTGCCTTGGCTGTTGACCCTGTTGTCGGGCGCGTCACTGCTGGCGACCGTCCACCTGATCAGGCTGACGAGGCGGTCCCCCTCATAG
- a CDS encoding MFS transporter — protein MKGRWTTRPASGPSSASAPESLWRDRRFVRFWCGQSVSQFGDRISELALPLMAVGALHASANQVALLTALVWTPNLLGLFLGAWVDHRPAKRRLMLLADVIRAAVLLSLPVAYALDTVTLGQLYTVAVLTGTAAVVFNTAYSSFFAHLVPPESYVEANSKLSASRSVSFIAGPAVGGGLVQALTAPVAVIADALSFVASAILVGRTRVDEPAVPSAPSGPSLLRRAREGLTFVIHEPVMRAGLFCATTVNFFTFLSGTGLLVLFADRVLQLPPGAIGLAFGVGATGGLLGAVASPAIARRIGIGRSIVAGAVLFPAPFALIAAATGPAWTRLGILGAAEFLSAFGVMLFDVNLNSLQASVVPDGLRSRVAGAYSTVNYGVRPLGALIGGELATLAGLRVTLTVAAVGGAMSALWLLASPIPEVRELGRAPVESRQE, from the coding sequence GTGAAGGGCCGCTGGACCACCCGGCCCGCGTCGGGACCGAGTTCGGCATCGGCGCCGGAATCGCTGTGGCGGGACCGCCGCTTCGTACGCTTCTGGTGCGGCCAGTCCGTCTCCCAGTTCGGCGACCGGATCTCCGAACTGGCCCTGCCGCTCATGGCGGTTGGCGCGCTGCACGCCTCCGCGAACCAGGTCGCCCTGCTGACCGCGCTGGTCTGGACACCGAATCTCCTCGGCCTGTTCCTGGGCGCCTGGGTGGACCACCGCCCCGCCAAACGCCGGCTCATGCTGCTCGCGGACGTGATCCGGGCCGCCGTACTGCTGTCGCTCCCGGTCGCCTACGCCCTCGACACGGTGACGCTGGGCCAGCTGTACACGGTGGCCGTGCTGACCGGCACGGCGGCGGTCGTGTTCAACACCGCGTACTCGTCCTTCTTCGCCCACCTCGTACCGCCGGAGTCGTACGTCGAGGCGAACAGCAAGCTCAGCGCGAGCAGATCGGTGTCCTTCATCGCGGGTCCGGCGGTCGGCGGCGGCCTGGTCCAGGCGCTCACAGCCCCGGTCGCGGTGATCGCGGACGCGCTGTCGTTCGTGGCCTCGGCAATCCTGGTCGGCCGTACGAGAGTTGACGAACCAGCGGTTCCTTCGGCGCCGTCCGGTCCCTCGCTGCTACGACGCGCCCGAGAGGGCCTGACCTTCGTGATCCACGAGCCGGTGATGCGCGCGGGACTCTTCTGCGCGACGACCGTCAACTTCTTCACGTTCCTGTCAGGCACCGGCCTGCTCGTGCTGTTCGCCGACCGGGTCCTCCAACTCCCGCCCGGTGCCATCGGGTTGGCGTTCGGCGTGGGCGCGACGGGCGGCCTCCTCGGGGCGGTGGCGTCCCCCGCGATCGCCCGCCGGATCGGCATCGGCCGCAGCATCGTCGCCGGGGCCGTCCTGTTCCCGGCCCCTTTCGCTCTCATCGCGGCGGCAACCGGCCCTGCCTGGACCCGCCTCGGCATCCTGGGCGCGGCCGAGTTCCTCTCCGCCTTCGGCGTCATGCTCTTCGACGTCAACCTCAACTCCCTCCAGGCATCGGTGGTTCCGGACGGTCTCCGCAGCCGCGTGGCGGGCGCGTACAGCACGGTCAACTACGGGGTACGTCCGCTGGGGGCGCTGATCGGGGGCGAGTTGGCGACGCTGGCGGGTCTGAGAGTGACGTTGACGGTCGCGGCGGTCGGGGGTGCGATGTCGGCGCTGTGGTTGTTGGCTTCGCCGATACCGGAGGTAAGGGAGTTGGGGCGGGCGCCGGTGGAATCAAGGCAGGAGTGA
- a CDS encoding glycoside hydrolase family 2 TIM barrel-domain containing protein, with the protein MTSSTAADYLEDVSPGSGALPPRARYASSDAKSLSLNGSWRLRVSATADAEDDSFAGEGYDAGDWAEVTVPGHWVLQGHGSPVYTNHLYPFPVDPPRVPTENPTGDHLRVFDLPSEWPSDGGAVLRFDGVESCARVWLNGTDIGELKGSRLPHEFAVGHLLKPSGNVLAVRVHQWSAGSYLEDQDQWWLPGIFRDVTLLHRPPGSALDFFVHASYDHVAGAGTLRVDSDVDGRVTVPALDIDVATGESVTVPVRPWTAELPYLYHGLLTTEGERVPLRIGFRTVELSDGLIKVNGKAILFKGVNRHEWHPEKGRALDLETMREDVLLMKRHNINAVRTSHYPPHPDFLDLCDEYGLWVIDECDLETHGFTEQAWRDNPVDDDRWTPALLDRAARMVERDKNHPSIVIWSLGNEAGTGRGLTAMSEWIRGRDGSRLVHYEGDINCRDTDVYSRMYADHAEVEQIGRGLDGGTHRRRGLPFILCEYAHAMGNGPGGLADYQRLFESYDRLQGGFVWEWIDHGIKDERFGFAYGGDFGEELHDGNFVCDGLIFPDRTPSPGLIEYKKVIEPVRITGDGADGTVRITNAYDFADLSALAFAWSYQVDGETVESGTLTVPSLAPGESADVKLPAPPVESNGAESQWTVRASLAADTAWGPAGHVIGWGQFPVAARPLPSVSTVAGPVLGERRITLGPATFDARTGEVKTIGAVDVTGLRLDVWRAPTDNDDGASWQTDTRFGLLWRKFGLHRMRHRLDGVELDEDALTVRTRVAPAAWEIGFATVYRWTSDGSRLRLTVSVAPEGNWTVPLPRLGIRFGIDAGADRVRWFGGGPGEGYPDTKSASLLGRWESTVDGLQTPYLRPQENGARPDVRWAELGGLRIDGDPEFWFTARRWTTEELDAASHRTDLVPGGTVWVNLDHGQHGIGSQSCGPGPLPQYFLNARPTEFSFVFSETPETS; encoded by the coding sequence ATGACTTCCAGCACCGCCGCCGACTACCTCGAAGACGTCTCCCCGGGCAGCGGAGCCCTCCCACCCCGCGCCCGTTACGCGTCCTCGGACGCCAAGTCACTGTCACTGAACGGCAGTTGGCGTCTGCGTGTGTCGGCGACGGCCGACGCCGAGGACGACTCGTTCGCCGGGGAGGGCTACGACGCCGGGGACTGGGCCGAGGTCACGGTCCCCGGCCACTGGGTCCTGCAGGGGCACGGCTCCCCCGTCTACACCAACCACCTCTACCCCTTCCCGGTCGACCCGCCCCGCGTCCCGACCGAGAACCCGACCGGCGACCACCTCCGCGTCTTCGACCTGCCGTCCGAGTGGCCCTCGGACGGCGGGGCCGTGCTGCGCTTCGACGGCGTGGAGTCCTGCGCCCGCGTCTGGCTGAACGGCACGGACATCGGCGAGCTCAAGGGATCGAGGCTGCCGCACGAGTTCGCCGTCGGGCATCTGCTGAAGCCGAGCGGCAACGTCCTCGCCGTCCGCGTCCACCAGTGGTCCGCGGGCTCCTACCTGGAGGACCAGGACCAGTGGTGGCTGCCCGGCATCTTCCGTGACGTCACCCTGCTGCACCGCCCGCCGGGCAGCGCCCTCGACTTCTTCGTGCACGCCTCCTACGACCACGTCGCCGGCGCGGGCACCCTCCGCGTCGACTCCGACGTCGACGGCCGCGTCACCGTGCCCGCCCTGGACATCGATGTCGCGACGGGCGAATCGGTCACCGTGCCGGTGCGCCCGTGGACCGCCGAACTCCCCTACCTGTACCACGGGTTGCTCACCACCGAAGGCGAACGCGTCCCCCTCCGTATCGGCTTCCGCACCGTCGAACTCTCCGACGGCCTGATCAAGGTCAACGGAAAGGCGATCCTCTTCAAGGGCGTCAACCGCCACGAATGGCACCCGGAGAAGGGCCGCGCCCTCGACCTGGAGACCATGAGGGAGGACGTGCTGCTGATGAAGCGGCACAACATCAACGCCGTCCGCACCTCGCACTACCCACCCCACCCCGACTTCCTGGACCTGTGCGACGAGTACGGCCTCTGGGTCATCGACGAGTGCGACCTGGAGACCCACGGTTTCACCGAACAGGCCTGGCGCGACAACCCCGTTGACGACGACCGCTGGACACCGGCCCTCCTCGACCGCGCCGCGCGCATGGTCGAACGCGACAAGAACCACCCGTCGATCGTCATCTGGTCCCTGGGCAACGAGGCCGGTACCGGACGCGGTCTCACGGCCATGTCCGAGTGGATCCGCGGCCGCGACGGCTCCCGCCTCGTGCACTACGAGGGCGACATCAACTGCCGTGACACGGACGTCTATTCACGGATGTACGCCGACCACGCCGAGGTCGAGCAGATCGGCCGGGGCCTGGACGGCGGCACCCACCGGCGCCGCGGGCTCCCCTTCATCCTCTGCGAGTACGCCCACGCCATGGGCAACGGCCCCGGCGGACTCGCCGACTACCAGCGCCTCTTCGAGTCCTACGACCGGCTCCAGGGCGGCTTCGTCTGGGAGTGGATCGACCACGGCATCAAGGACGAACGCTTCGGCTTCGCGTACGGCGGCGACTTCGGCGAGGAGCTGCACGACGGGAACTTCGTCTGCGACGGCCTGATCTTCCCGGACCGCACGCCCTCCCCCGGGTTGATCGAGTACAAGAAGGTGATCGAGCCGGTCCGGATCACGGGCGACGGCGCGGACGGCACCGTACGCATCACCAACGCCTACGACTTCGCCGACCTGTCCGCCCTGGCCTTCGCCTGGTCCTACCAAGTGGACGGCGAGACAGTCGAGTCGGGCACCCTCACCGTGCCGTCACTCGCCCCCGGCGAGTCGGCCGACGTCAAGCTGCCCGCGCCGCCCGTGGAGTCCAACGGCGCCGAATCCCAGTGGACCGTACGGGCGTCGCTCGCGGCCGACACCGCATGGGGTCCCGCCGGGCATGTCATCGGCTGGGGCCAATTCCCGGTCGCGGCGCGCCCGTTGCCGTCCGTGTCCACCGTCGCCGGGCCCGTGCTCGGGGAGCGGCGGATCACCCTCGGCCCCGCCACCTTCGACGCCCGCACAGGCGAGGTGAAGACCATCGGCGCGGTCGACGTCACCGGTCTCCGTCTCGACGTATGGCGGGCGCCCACCGACAACGACGACGGCGCGTCCTGGCAGACGGACACCCGATTCGGCCTGCTCTGGCGGAAGTTCGGTCTGCACCGGATGCGACACCGCCTGGACGGGGTGGAGTTGGACGAGGACGCGCTGACCGTCCGCACCCGGGTGGCACCCGCCGCCTGGGAGATCGGGTTCGCCACGGTGTACCGCTGGACCTCCGACGGTTCACGGCTGCGGCTGACGGTGTCCGTGGCGCCCGAGGGCAACTGGACCGTCCCGCTGCCGAGGTTGGGCATCCGGTTCGGCATCGACGCCGGCGCCGACCGGGTGCGCTGGTTCGGCGGCGGTCCCGGCGAGGGGTACCCCGACACCAAGTCGGCCTCGCTGCTCGGCCGTTGGGAGTCCACGGTCGACGGCCTCCAGACCCCCTACCTCCGCCCGCAGGAGAACGGCGCCCGCCCTGACGTCCGTTGGGCCGAACTGGGCGGCCTGCGGATCGACGGCGACCCGGAGTTCTGGTTCACGGCCCGCCGCTGGACGACGGAAGAACTGGACGCGGCCTCCCACCGCACCGATCTGGTCCCCGGCGGCACAGTGTGGGTGAACCTCGACCACGGCCAGCACGGCATCGGCTCGCAGTCCTGCGGTCCGGGCCCGCTCCCGCAGTACTTCCTGAACGCCCGACCCACCGAGTTCTCGTTCGTGTTCTCGGAAACCCCGGAGACCAGTTGA
- a CDS encoding MBL fold metallo-hydrolase produces the protein MSATTVTPLPMGNSNAYLLRGEQAVLVDAGGPEDGDRLRDALSAQGLQPRDIALVLLTHGHNDHSGTAASFADAGVPIAVGLGDEQLLRTGRIGALPISHPAGALLKPMVLRARAQPVEAEILVEDKFDLSPYGVDAHAERFGGHTPGSLVVRVGDDTLVGDLVRGGVLRPRSPKRHFFTEDAAGVRRALMTELDRRPQRLLPGHGGPLDAEETRRRLDKVAPVPSGSAATG, from the coding sequence ATGAGTGCCACGACCGTCACCCCGCTTCCCATGGGCAACAGCAACGCCTACCTCCTGCGTGGCGAGCAGGCGGTCCTCGTGGACGCGGGCGGACCGGAGGACGGCGACCGCCTGCGCGACGCGCTCTCCGCGCAGGGCCTTCAGCCTCGCGACATAGCCCTGGTCCTCCTGACCCACGGCCACAACGACCACAGCGGCACGGCGGCGTCGTTCGCGGACGCCGGCGTACCGATCGCGGTCGGCCTGGGTGACGAGCAACTCCTGCGAACGGGACGCATCGGCGCACTCCCGATCAGCCATCCGGCCGGTGCGCTGTTGAAGCCCATGGTCCTCCGCGCGAGGGCCCAGCCGGTCGAGGCCGAGATCCTGGTGGAGGACAAGTTCGACCTGAGTCCCTACGGCGTCGACGCGCACGCCGAGCGGTTCGGCGGCCACACCCCCGGGTCGCTCGTCGTCCGCGTCGGCGACGACACGCTCGTCGGCGACCTGGTCCGCGGTGGCGTGCTGCGCCCCCGGAGCCCGAAGCGGCATTTCTTCACCGAGGACGCCGCCGGAGTGCGCAGGGCGCTCATGACCGAGCTCGACCGCCGTCCGCAGCGCCTGCTCCCCGGTCATGGCGGACCCCTCGACGCGGAAGAGACCCGACGACGCCTCGACAAGGTCGCTCCGGTGCCCAGTGGGTCCGCGGCGACCGGCTGA